The Spea bombifrons isolate aSpeBom1 chromosome 4, aSpeBom1.2.pri, whole genome shotgun sequence genome segment AACCGAGTCTCGCTTGATCCCACTTTATGATACATGTCACTTTAACGTGTCTCCTCAACAGAGCTGGAAATAACGTGACAGACACATTTTATCGCGATTTACGTAAAGAAAAGCATCCATCCACAACGGCTGCTGTCTGAGACACACCTTCACTCAAGTGACGATGTTGCATTGAGCCAATAATTAGAGCTTATCGCGGCAGCCCCTCCCACCTGTCCCAGAAGCGACGGTTGCAGGGGGGAAGCGGTTGAAAACAGCCTACCAACAGCAGAGAGCTTCCGCTGAGTGGGCGTTTTTTTCCTCTGCCAGACACAAAGATGGCGGACCGGCTGACGCAGCTGCAAGATGCGCTGAATTCGGTgagctttttttaattctatttctGATACCCCAGAGAGGGGTACTTGCGGCAAATTGCCACCTGGAGCTGATAGAACTGAGTCTTTATCATACGATTCGGGCCCCGGGCTGCTCACAGGGAGGTACTCACAGCTGCCTCGTACTTATGGGCCCCTGCAAGTCAGCTCTGCGGCCCACGAGCATTGATTAAGGTGACCTGGCCCTCTTGGGACAAGGAAGTGCAGCTTGGATCCTTATTTGTACATATAAGAGGGTGGTAGCAGCAATTGTGGGCATGCTTAGGCCCAGTCTGGCTCCTTGGAGGAGGGATGAGTGCAGAGTCCGCCTCCTTGGGGGTGGGGTGTGCACGCAGCCCGCCTTATTAATAACAGAAAGATAAATGGCTACTGTTTCTCTCTGTTTTGTGCTTTTTAGCTTGCAGACCAGTTTTGCAACGCCATTGGCGTCCTGCAGCAGTGCGCGCCTCCCGCCTCGTTTAACAACATCCAGACCACGTTAAATAAAGAGCAGCCGAGCAACCCCACGGAAGGTAAGGAGGAGTGGGAAAGGAGGGGTTAAAACAGAACAGATCCGATCCTTTGCGGCCCCTGGCCCACACTGCTGGACATGCTTTAATTTCCCTCCCAATGCTGTTCGTGCCGTCCACGCGGGATCTCTGGCACAGCGCAGAAAACCGTACGCATTTGTGCTCCTCGGGGGCGGAGTTAATTGTTTCAATGCAGTCTGCTGAATATAAAGTCTTCGATGTGGAACATACTGTAATTTAATGGGGTTTAAAGACATCTGACTgggttttgtttacatttttccttttgtgaAAGATCTTTACTCGTTGAGAACACCCGCGTGTCCTGTTATCTGTTTCAGAATACGCGCAGCTGTTCGCGACGCTCATTGCAAGAACCGCAAAGGATATAGATGTCCTGATTGACTCATTGCCCAGCGAGGAGTCCACGGCAGCGCTACAGGTGGGCCCTCAGCCATCCCCACCGCGGGAAAAAAACACTCTTGCCAAATCGTTGTTTTTTACCCTCGTAACATTTTTGAGCCACGAAGTCTTATTGTCGGGAGCTCAGCCGACCTCTCAAACGGGGCAATAATggcatttgcactttttttttcttgcctaataaataaatataccctGCTGCGGGGAGTTCGTGTCCTGCCCCCGGCAGACGTTCATTCGCAGTCTTTATATTCTGCCCATCCCATTGGTTTCGCCCGTCCCCGGCAGGAAACGTATTAAGCCTCCTCGATAAATATACGTTTTTTAAATCTGCTATaactcaataaatatttttattgttaaaccCTGTCCTGTTATCTGGTAGCGCACCCGTATTTATTTGCCCCCCAGGCTCTATTTGCCCTCTGCCCATCCTTTACGCTGTGCTAACTCCCTCGGTTTGTCCCGCAGGCTGCCAGTTTGTACCAGCTGGAGCAGGAGAACCACGGTGCGGCTGCCAGCCTGGATCAGGTGGTCTACCGAGGGGACATGCTGCTGGAGAAGATCCAGACGGCGCTGGCGGACATTGCCCAGTCGCAGTTGAAGACTCGTAGTGGAGCCCCTACCCAGGCAGTTCCGGAGTCTTAGCAGCAGGGGGCAGCCTCGCTCCTCAGGACTGAACATTACGGCCGCAGCGAGAATGCGCTCAGCCGGGGGCCGCAGCATCCGCTTCTCGCCCGGTGAACGCCATTCATTCGCATTCTCCCCGGCCGCAGGGAAATGCTTCATAAAGTAGGGGAATAAAAGCTCCCTCCGGCGTCCCTTCTGGATGTTTTAGTGAATGGCCGCCTGGCCGCGCTCAGGAACCAGTCTGTGGAGTTTCACACGGGAACTTTTCACGTCTTtagtattttgttgtttttggggGTGCCGGGACCCGGGGTCTCCTATAAGGAATGTTCTTTCGGATCACACGGGCTTGAGGAGTCTGCGGCTGTTTCGGGTGGTcggtttattaaataaagtgttTACAGAATGGGTTTTGGATATTGAGTGCGTCTCGCTGGCCCTCCGCGGGGGCCGCGatgtatgtaactatgtatcgAGGTGTGAGGAGTCTCCCTGCTTCCAATGTTGACTCCGTAGAAGGTCTTCGGGAGGCGGTGCTGCCCGGGTCTCCAAACTGTTCTG includes the following:
- the MED21 gene encoding mediator of RNA polymerase II transcription subunit 21; the protein is MADRLTQLQDALNSLADQFCNAIGVLQQCAPPASFNNIQTTLNKEQPSNPTEEYAQLFATLIARTAKDIDVLIDSLPSEESTAALQAASLYQLEQENHGAAASLDQVVYRGDMLLEKIQTALADIAQSQLKTRSGAPTQAVPES